In the Acetobacterium sp. KB-1 genome, CCACCAGCAGATACTCGTCTTCATAAAAACGGTACAGATAGGCGTCGTCCAATGCCCCGCCATTACTGTTCTGAATCATCGTGTATTGGGCCTGAAGCAGGTCCAGGGCTAATACATTGTTCGTTAACACATGTTGCAAAAAGGCGATCGCTTCCTTCCCGGAGACGATGAATCTTCCCATATGGGAGACATCAAAGATTCCAGATTTAATGCGGGTATGAATATGTTCATCAACAATGCCAGCCGGATATTGGATGGGCATTTCCCAGCCCCCAAAATCGACCAGGGTTGCTCCGGCTTTGACATGATTGTCATAAAAGAGGGTGTGTTTTAAATTTCCCATTTCTTAATCTCCTGTTTTCTGCGTTTTAATCCTGACAAATAGTATCGTATTTTGCGGCGTCCATCAGTTCATCCAGTTGTGCCGGATCATCCATTTCCACACACACCATCCAGTTTTCAAAGGCATCAGTATTGAGCAGTTCCGGTTCATCAACCAGGGCTTCGTTTATTTTAACAACGGTGCCCGATACTGGTAAATAGATATCTGAGGCAGCTTTTACCGATTCCACTACCCCAAAGGCTTCTTCCTTGCCAATTACATCACCAATTTCTGGTAATTCAACAAAGACGATATCACCAAGGGAATGCTGGGCATAATCAGTAATGCCAACGGTGGCCAGATTGCCCTCAACTTTTACCCACTCATGATCTTTTGAATACTTTAAACCTTCAATAATTTTCATCTTTTTTCTCCTCCACTTTGTTTAGTTTCTGTAAATTCAATACCCGTTCTGAAATTTTATAAACAAAAAAACAGAAGGCTTACGCCTTCTGCTCTGTTATTAACCTGAGAGTTTCGTTCCATTATGGAAGTTGCCCCTTCGGTGCTACGCTTTCCAGAGTTATGTCCGGTTACGGTCCTTTTTACCTGAGATCATCATTGATATGAGCTATTCTATCAATTTAATCCTTCGGTGCTGCACTTTAAGCAGTCTCTCCCGTAGCCATCATCCATTCGCAACTATTTAATTATGTTAGGTGCATTCTATTTCGTTTAAATATTTCACATTGATATTTTCTTGTGTTTATGTGAGTATAACCCGTTCCAATGGGGATTGTCAACCATCGAACTGTTTTTATTAAGAACATTTCCCTTATTCGCGATTCTTTAATACCTCAGCATGACTTATTTTTTTAAGCCGTTGCAACAGTAATGTGTTAATGACTAAATATAAAAATAGAATCATACCGTATACCCCGGCATAGAGCCACCATGGAAAGTTTAAATTAAAGCCTACCGCCACATTAGAAACCAGGATCGGGTAGACTTGATCCATCACCCATTTAGCCAGGGGAATACTGATAACGGCACCTACTGCAATGACATAGAAATTACCGTTTATATAGAGCTTTCTAAGTTCTTTGGACCGATAGCCAAATATTTTCATTAGCGCAATCCCAAAAGCGGAACGATCCACCATCACCTGCATCATCAGATACATCACCACTGCCAGCAAAATTAGAGATACCGCCACCATCGTAATAATCAAAGAGGTCATCTGGCTAATAAAAACATTGGCACTCTTAACACTATCTTCCCTGGTGGTAACATTATTTAGTCGCTCAGTTTCCAGATTCAAAGGCTGATCCGAAAAAACGATGTTATAATATGTGTCGGTTTCACCAAAATAATCCCGCATATCCGCCAAATTCATAAAAACAAAAAGCCCCGATGCGTAGGCTGTCACCCCGTCAACGGTAAATGCTGCCAATTTTTCATCTTCCTCATCATTTAACACGAGCACATCTCCTGCCGCAAGGCCAAACTTCCTGGCCACTGCCGAAGAAATGATAACCTTATTTTGTCCTTTGGTAACCGCGGCATCAAAATAGGGATTACTCGCATCAATTCCCAAAAGCGTCACATCCAGGTTGTAGCCAAAGACTTCTTTTTTCAGGGTTTTTCCAAAAGCGGCCACGCCGCCCTCTGGTACCGCTTCGGTTGGAAACTTATAGCTATACATGTATTCGAAACGGGTATCGGCTTTGTTTTCTAAACCGACGTGGCTACAGACCGCATAACAGTTTAGTCCCAGCATCATAATTAACAAGGCAATGAACAAACCAAAAACAACCGTCAGGCTGGTCCGGGCCTCCCTGATCATCTGCCGGATTTGAAAACGCCGGACAAAGCCAAAGCGTTTAAGCGTGATCGTCGCTGCCTGCTCACTGTTTTCCCGATTTGACAATAGATCCAGAACATTTTTGGAAAGCTTTTTACGAATCACCAGGGCGTTAACAACAGCGGCCACAACCGCCGGCATCACAATCCCATAGAGTAAGAGCGGTAATGAATAAACCGTGGCCAGATTGGGGACCGAAAAATAATTCAGCGACTCAGCCATTTGCAGACTAACCCCCCATTGGCTGTAACCGATCGCGGTCCCGATCATGCCACCTAAAACAGTAATGATTACCGGCAAGGTAAGATAGTATCGCATCAGGTCTTTTTTAGTTACCCCCAAGGCATAAAGGGCTCCGATAACGGGTCGCTCCCGATCAATCGTATGAATTACAAAAACAGAAATAATATACGTAAATAGAATCATCACAACGACTCCGGCAATCAGCCCGGCAATTTTAGTGATCACCTGATCATCTGCTGAAGCCGCAATACGGGGGTTATTTGCCGCAGTTATAAACGCCGTCAGCTTATTATGATCATAATAAGTATCCTTTAGCTTCTTTTTTAGATCGCTATCATCCATGGTGCCGTTTAAGTGATATGCATAGGTAAAACTTTTTGATTTGATGGCCTGTCCTGCGGTCTTCATCATTTCATAATCCGCGGGTACCACAAGTCCAAACCCGAAGGTTTCGCTTTCAACGATACTATCGGACAGCTCCTGATAAACGGCGTCATAATCTGGTAGGGTGCCGATTCCGGTGACCTTAAAAAGGCTTCCAGCAATTGTGATTTGGCTACCCGTTGTCAGCTGATTCTTTCTCGCACAGTGTTTTTCCAGAAAGATTTCGCCCGCTGTTACCGGCATTCGGCCCTCATCAACTGAGGCCAAATTAACCGCCTTGCGGTTCTTAAAAAGCCGGACTACGCTATTATTTCTTCCATGATAATCAAGATAAAACTGCTCTTCCAGGGTGATCCCCGCCGCCACCAAGTCATTTTCTTCTTTTTCTGTCAACGGAACAAACACTGAAAACTGGCCATCTTCGACTTGAAGAAGCTGGTTTTTTTCGGCTACCCCGGTAATCACGGTATCGGCTGCCCCGACAAAACTGACAACCAGATACATCCCCAACACAATCAAAAACCCCGGTGCCAGATAGTAAAAAAGATTTGCCTTTAAGTCGCGAAGTATCCGCTTTCTCAGTATCTTCTGCATCTTACAATTCCTCCAGATCCGCCGCCGGAATCCGTTGTTCGTTTTGATAAGTATTAGAAATAGTGCCATCTTTAATGGTAATGACCCGATTGACCATGTCCTTAATGGCATTATTATGGGTGATGATGATCATGGTGGTACCAAAGGTCTGATTGATTTTTTCCATCAGAATTAAAATGTCTTTTGCCGTCTTGGAATCCAGTGCTCCGGTAGGCTCATCGCACAACAAGAGTTTTGGGTTTTTAACCAGAGCTCTGGCAATCGCACAACGCTGTTGCTGGCCACCAGACAACTGGGAAGGAAACTTGTTCTGATGTTCGGTTAAACCCAAGACCTCAAAAAGCATTGCCATTGCCATCGGTTCTGGGGATAAGTAGCCGCAGACCTCGACGTTTTCCTTAACGGTTAGATTCGGTACCAGGTTATAAAATTGAAAGATAAACCCCAAATAATCCCGACGATAATCAGACAAGGCCTCAGGTTTTAGTCCCACAATTTCTTTGCCGTCAACCGTTACACCACCACTGTCGGGTGTATCCAAGCCCCCGATACAATTAAGCAGAGTCGATTTGCCCGAACCACTGGCCCCCTGAATCACACACATTTCGCCTTTTTCTACCGTTGTGGTAATTCCCTTAAGTACCTCCACATAACTGCCGTTTTTACCAAAGCTCTTCTTTAAATTTTTTATTTCCAGAAACATCTTATTTCCCTCTTTCTTCCTCGGCTTAACATAACACCGTTATGTTAAGCCTAAAATTTTTTGTTTCTTACTCCTGCTCACTTTAGCAATTCCCAAATTGCTCCTGATTAAGATCCTCACCAAAGGAAGCAGGGGCTTAGCTACTATAATTAATCCTTCATCTCAGGTGCAAATAGACCGAACCAACCACCGATCATATATTTAATGACCTGTTGCACATGCACCACTGCCGCTTCTTCTGATACCTCATGGGTCAAAATATGAATAAAGGCATCAATTAACATATGGGCGATCCAATGGATCAGATAATCAGCCACCCGCGGAGCACCATAACATTTTTCCATATTGTCGGCGATCAGTCTAAAGTGTTTTTCAGTGATCATCACAAAATCATCGGTGATTTTCTCATAGCAGGAACCCTGGCTTTTTGTCAGCAACATCATGAATTCATCCCGATGCAAATAGAGACAACGCAAGATTGCGATGGCCGCTTCGACATCATCATCCCGGTCCGTTTCCATCAGGAGTCCGGCATTAATCTGAGCCTGTTCCTCGGCGTAGTGACGATTCATTACTGCATGAAGTTTTTTTATCGGTTCGGCAACCAATGCGCCATACAGGTCTTGCTTATCTTCAAAGAAAAAATACAAGGCCCCGGTGGTAACCCCGGCATTCTTACAGATATTGCGCAGCGATGCCGAGAGGTAGCCTTTTTCAATAAATTCTTTTTTGGCACTCGTCAGCAGCTTTTCTTTGGTTTCTTTATTGTCTTTCACTTAACTTCCCCGCTTTATCATTTCATTTGCACTATCGATAACCGTAGTTGCGTTACCTGAAGGCACTGATACGTTCAATCACCACCGCTCATTAGATAACACCGTTATGTTATCCTGGCTAGTAAACTTTGTCAAGCGGATTTTATTCTTGCTAATAATTTTCATTCGCTAAAATCTTTTTATTACTGCTCCTATAGAAAGCGCTCCATTCGCGAACAGCACTTTTTACTCGTCAATTGATGTTTTATTAAAGCTGATAAACTGTTAGAATAAACTACATTTAAGAGTCACCAAATTTGCCTATTCATTCACCAGAAATTACTGGATTAAATTAATCCGCATTCAAACCATTAAAAAAGGAGAAAAAGTGAAAAAATTTATATTCGTCTTACTGGCGTTTTGCCTGATTATTCCGATTCCTTCTGTGTTTGCCCAAGTCGATACCGAAACGATCCCGGTTCTTTCCCGGGGCCACATTCAAGATCTGGGCGATTACCCAACCGATGGTTCTTTCGTTGCGAGCCCTAATCGGATTGGTACCGTTGGCCAAAGCAAACGAATTGAAGGCTTTGAATTAAAGCCTGACAGCGAGCTGCCGGCAGATCTTTCGCTGTGCTACAACGTCCATGTCCAGAACATCGGCTGGCTCTATGATGAGAGCCAACCATCCACCTGGGCCAAAAACGGCGAGTATGCCGGAACCCGGGGCGGTGGGTTGCGAATTGAGGCGATTAAAATTATCCTGCTTGATGCCACCGGTAATAAGGCCATCGGCTATCATATCCGCTACCAGGGCCATGTCCAGAACATTGGTGATCTGCCTGCAGATTCAGAACAATGGTTTGCCGATGGTGAACAGCTTGGGACTGTTGGCAGTTCTTTGCGCCTGGAAGCGTTGAAGTTGGAAATTGTTAAAGACACCGATGTAAACAGTGAATTAAGCACCTACTATAGCCTTCTTGAACAAATTGATGACTTGAGTGAGTCTGATTATACCCAAACCTCCTGGGCTAATCTGCAGACGGTTATAAAGAATCACGTCGTTACCGATAAAAGTACAGCGGAAGAAGTGGCTGATGCCGTTAAAGCCATTGAAACAGCGATCCAACAGCTTGAAAAATTAAGCACATCCACAGTCTACGATAAAGCCGGCACCTATGGCCCAACTAACGGATCAGAACCGATCAACCAGGATGTGATCATCACCGCTACCGGAGTAATCCTGCAGAACCTGACCATTGATGGCAACCTGATTATTGATGAAGCCGTTGGTGACGGCGATGTCACCTTGAATAATGTCACCGTCTCCGGCGAGCTGCGGGTTCGCGGCGGCGGTAAAAACAGTATTCATATTAACGGTGGCGATTATCAGAACATCCTGGTGGAGAAAACCCCCACCGGCGTCGTGCGGATTGTGGTCACTGGACTCGATGGGACTCCATTTGTTTTAAGCGAAGTCGCCGCTGGTCAAGAAGTGATTCTAGAAGGCAATTTTGATTCGGTAACCGTAAATGCCCCGGATGCCGTGGTTAAAACCGACAAACAGACAAGCATCAAGCAGCTTATTATCGCGCCGGAAGCCAAAAACAGCACGGTGAATCTGGGCAGCCAGACAACCGTTACCGACCTTTCTGTAAAGGCTCCCGTCAAAGTAACCGGGACGGGCACCGTCAGCAAAGCTGAAATTGCCTCGGACAATGTCAGCTTTGAAAAAGCACCCGGGAACTATACTGTCGATCCCGAAGTCGTTATTCCCCCAGTAATCCCAACACCGCAACCACAACCCGGCGGCGATAGTGGTGGCGGTTATACACCACCAAGCAAAATCAGTCTGAGCGTGGTCACTGCACCAACCATTATCTTGTCTAAAACCTATGACGGTACCACGGATACCGATGTGACTAACAAGGTTCTTGATGCTACGGCGGTTACCGGAATTATCTCTGGCGATAACGTGACCGTAAGTGCTACCGCCACTTATGACAATAAAAACGTCGGCAACAACAAAGATATTACCGTCACCTACAGCCTCTCCGGTACCAATGCCAATAAGTACAATCCGCCAGCCGCCACGACCATAAAGGGTGAGATTACGCAAAAACCTCTGAGTAATGCGACGACAACCGCCATCGCAAAGGAATTTGACGGAACAGCGACGCTTAACACCGTGATTACCGAAGCCCTTGGCCAGTTTAACGCCGATACACTGACGATCACCCGGACCGCTACCTATCAGAACAGTAGCGGTAAAACGGATGCGATTGAAGTGGGTACGAATAAACCAGTGCTATGCAGCTATAACCTGTCGGGAACCGACGCCGGTAATTACAGCGCACCGGCGGAACACGCGGAAATCGGGATCATTACGAAGAAAAATCTGATGGTCTCCGCCGCCAGCCTGAATATCAATAAAAACAAAACCTATGATGGCACCACCGATGTGTTTAATAACAAGGGAAAAATTGCCGCCGGCAATAACGTGATTAGTGTGGCAACCGGTGTAGCAGCCGACCCCAATATTAATGTCACAGCCACCGCAGTCTATGATAATCAAAACGCCGGTAGCAACCGGACCATTACAGTTAGCTATACAATTGATAGTAGCCCTGCTAATAAACGCTACCAGATCGCAGCGACCGAAACAATCGGGGCCAGCATTACCGCGCGACCATTGACGATAGTAGCTCCCACCCCGGTGGCCAAAGCTTATGACGGCACCGCCGATGTCTTTACGGCGGCCAATAATACCGAGAAAATCTATAATATGCCGGTCACACCCGGCAATATTGCCGCTGCTGACGCCGGTAAAGTGACGGTCACTGCGACCGCCACCTATGATGACGGTAAAGACGTCGATCCCAATAAAAACATTACCATTCACTACACCCTTGCCGGCGAGGCCGCAGGAAATTATCAGCCCCTGCCGGATGATCAAAGCAAAACTGCTGATATTACCCCACTGTCGATTGCCACCACTCCCATTGTCAAAGATAGTGATAAGACTAAGGAATATGACGGTACCAGCAATGCCCTCGTCACCGTCAGAGTTACCGATACTAATCAAATACCGATCGTTCAGGAAGCGATCCAAAACGGGACGCTGACATTTGATACCACTGCTGTCTATAAAGACAATAATAGCGAAACCAGTAACGTCGGTAGCGGTTATACGATCGCCTATACCTATAAACTCAGTGGCACGGCAGCCCACAATTTCAGCCTGGCGGATGCCGCATCCGATGGCAGCATTACCGGTACGATCTCCGGCGGCAGTATTACCCCAAAAACCTTGACCATCGCCCCACCGGCTATCAAGACCTCCCGCCCCTATGACGGCACCAGTAAGGTTTATGATTCGGATGGTAAGGAAATATCATCATATACGGTCGCTGCTTCGCAAATCAGCGGGCTTGCTGTAGGTGAAAGCATAGCTGTGACAGCTAATCTTTCATACAACGATAAAGATGCCGGCGAGCAAACTGTCACTATCAGCTACTCCACCAGTGACACTAGCGGTAACTATCTGATTACCAATCAGACCACCACAGTTACCATTACCCCGCTGCCGCTGACCGTCGTCAGCACCAAGCTGCCGGCCATCGCAGCGACCCGTAAGTATGACGCCACTACCGATGTTTATCTGGCCGATAACACAACTAAATTATCGGAATATCCCCTTGCTGCTGATGCCGTTAGCGGCTTAATCAATAACGATGCCGTGACGGTCAAAGCCACTGCCAGCTACGATACTAAAAATGTCACCAGTGACGGCAGTGCCAAACCCGTGACCATCCACTTTACCCTTGACGGCGAGGCCGCCAAAAACTACCTGGCCCCGAATCCAGATACCTCAAAAACGGCGGCGATTACACCAAGAATCCTGGGTTATGTCAATGTCAATCTGGCCACCGTAAAAAAAGCCGATGGCAGCAGCAGCATCACGGTCACATATGCTGGAGTTAATCCGTCTAAAAATCCAGCTAACGGTACGGACGCTATTGCCCATATTGCTGGTAGTGTAGAGCAGGAAGATGTGCATCTGGCAACCTACAGCGCTGACTATTACGATAGCAGTAACAACAAAACCAGTAACGTGGGCAACAATTACACCATCAAACTGAACGGCACCTTAACCGGCAACCATGCCAGTAATTACCTTATGGCTGATTATGTTTATTCAAGTAATGGCCAAATTCTTGATGCCAATGCGGTTATCTCCACCCCTTACAATAACACCGCCTGGACTCCGGCCGGCAGCCTGACCGCACCAGCTGATGGTTTTAAACTCTTTTACGCCAAGCAAGCGGGTGCGACGACTTTTTACGGCTATGACAGTACTGGTCAGATCTACAGCTCAACCAACTTAAGTACCTGGACAAGCGGTGCTCAGGTTACTTTGGACGGCAGCAAACAGTTGATTGGTATCGATGATAGCTATGGTCTGCTGGCGATTGACAGAAACTACACCGAAGACGTAAACACCAATAAATACTACCAGATTTACTCCTGGTCAGGCGGATGGGTTGATATTGATCCCAACAATCCGGAAATAAGCAACATCATTCCGATCAATTCCACCTATTATTCTGACAACACCGGCGTCTATCTGATCTGTCAGGACCAAGACAATAACAACAAA is a window encoding:
- a CDS encoding YDG domain-containing protein gives rise to the protein MKKFIFVLLAFCLIIPIPSVFAQVDTETIPVLSRGHIQDLGDYPTDGSFVASPNRIGTVGQSKRIEGFELKPDSELPADLSLCYNVHVQNIGWLYDESQPSTWAKNGEYAGTRGGGLRIEAIKIILLDATGNKAIGYHIRYQGHVQNIGDLPADSEQWFADGEQLGTVGSSLRLEALKLEIVKDTDVNSELSTYYSLLEQIDDLSESDYTQTSWANLQTVIKNHVVTDKSTAEEVADAVKAIETAIQQLEKLSTSTVYDKAGTYGPTNGSEPINQDVIITATGVILQNLTIDGNLIIDEAVGDGDVTLNNVTVSGELRVRGGGKNSIHINGGDYQNILVEKTPTGVVRIVVTGLDGTPFVLSEVAAGQEVILEGNFDSVTVNAPDAVVKTDKQTSIKQLIIAPEAKNSTVNLGSQTTVTDLSVKAPVKVTGTGTVSKAEIASDNVSFEKAPGNYTVDPEVVIPPVIPTPQPQPGGDSGGGYTPPSKISLSVVTAPTIILSKTYDGTTDTDVTNKVLDATAVTGIISGDNVTVSATATYDNKNVGNNKDITVTYSLSGTNANKYNPPAATTIKGEITQKPLSNATTTAIAKEFDGTATLNTVITEALGQFNADTLTITRTATYQNSSGKTDAIEVGTNKPVLCSYNLSGTDAGNYSAPAEHAEIGIITKKNLMVSAASLNINKNKTYDGTTDVFNNKGKIAAGNNVISVATGVAADPNINVTATAVYDNQNAGSNRTITVSYTIDSSPANKRYQIAATETIGASITARPLTIVAPTPVAKAYDGTADVFTAANNTEKIYNMPVTPGNIAAADAGKVTVTATATYDDGKDVDPNKNITIHYTLAGEAAGNYQPLPDDQSKTADITPLSIATTPIVKDSDKTKEYDGTSNALVTVRVTDTNQIPIVQEAIQNGTLTFDTTAVYKDNNSETSNVGSGYTIAYTYKLSGTAAHNFSLADAASDGSITGTISGGSITPKTLTIAPPAIKTSRPYDGTSKVYDSDGKEISSYTVAASQISGLAVGESIAVTANLSYNDKDAGEQTVTISYSTSDTSGNYLITNQTTTVTITPLPLTVVSTKLPAIAATRKYDATTDVYLADNTTKLSEYPLAADAVSGLINNDAVTVKATASYDTKNVTSDGSAKPVTIHFTLDGEAAKNYLAPNPDTSKTAAITPRILGYVNVNLATVKKADGSSSITVTYAGVNPSKNPANGTDAIAHIAGSVEQEDVHLATYSADYYDSSNNKTSNVGNNYTIKLNGTLTGNHASNYLMADYVYSSNGQILDANAVISTPYNNTAWTPAGSLTAPADGFKLFYAKQAGATTFYGYDSTGQIYSSTNLSTWTSGAQVTLDGSKQLIGIDDSYGLLAIDRNYTEDVNTNKYYQIYSWSGGWVDIDPNNPEISNIIPINSTYYSDNTGVYLICQDQDNNNKAIKRVISGSDQETIDASSGPTLPGGFKNSLLVYDGSTLMLYAY
- a CDS encoding FtsX-like permease family protein, translated to MQKILRKRILRDLKANLFYYLAPGFLIVLGMYLVVSFVGAADTVITGVAEKNQLLQVEDGQFSVFVPLTEKEENDLVAAGITLEEQFYLDYHGRNNSVVRLFKNRKAVNLASVDEGRMPVTAGEIFLEKHCARKNQLTTGSQITIAGSLFKVTGIGTLPDYDAVYQELSDSIVESETFGFGLVVPADYEMMKTAGQAIKSKSFTYAYHLNGTMDDSDLKKKLKDTYYDHNKLTAFITAANNPRIAASADDQVITKIAGLIAGVVVMILFTYIISVFVIHTIDRERPVIGALYALGVTKKDLMRYYLTLPVIITVLGGMIGTAIGYSQWGVSLQMAESLNYFSVPNLATVYSLPLLLYGIVMPAVVAAVVNALVIRKKLSKNVLDLLSNRENSEQAATITLKRFGFVRRFQIRQMIREARTSLTVVFGLFIALLIMMLGLNCYAVCSHVGLENKADTRFEYMYSYKFPTEAVPEGGVAAFGKTLKKEVFGYNLDVTLLGIDASNPYFDAAVTKGQNKVIISSAVARKFGLAAGDVLVLNDEEDEKLAAFTVDGVTAYASGLFVFMNLADMRDYFGETDTYYNIVFSDQPLNLETERLNNVTTREDSVKSANVFISQMTSLIITMVAVSLILLAVVMYLMMQVMVDRSAFGIALMKIFGYRSKELRKLYINGNFYVIAVGAVISIPLAKWVMDQVYPILVSNVAVGFNLNFPWWLYAGVYGMILFLYLVINTLLLQRLKKISHAEVLKNRE
- a CDS encoding TetR/AcrR family transcriptional regulator, which gives rise to MKDNKETKEKLLTSAKKEFIEKGYLSASLRNICKNAGVTTGALYFFFEDKQDLYGALVAEPIKKLHAVMNRHYAEEQAQINAGLLMETDRDDDVEAAIAILRCLYLHRDEFMMLLTKSQGSCYEKITDDFVMITEKHFRLIADNMEKCYGAPRVADYLIHWIAHMLIDAFIHILTHEVSEEAAVVHVQQVIKYMIGGWFGLFAPEMKD
- the gcvH gene encoding glycine cleavage system protein GcvH, with product MKIIEGLKYSKDHEWVKVEGNLATVGITDYAQHSLGDIVFVELPEIGDVIGKEEAFGVVESVKAASDIYLPVSGTVVKINEALVDEPELLNTDAFENWMVCVEMDDPAQLDELMDAAKYDTICQD
- a CDS encoding ABC transporter ATP-binding protein, producing the protein MFLEIKNLKKSFGKNGSYVEVLKGITTTVEKGEMCVIQGASGSGKSTLLNCIGGLDTPDSGGVTVDGKEIVGLKPEALSDYRRDYLGFIFQFYNLVPNLTVKENVEVCGYLSPEPMAMAMLFEVLGLTEHQNKFPSQLSGGQQQRCAIARALVKNPKLLLCDEPTGALDSKTAKDILILMEKINQTFGTTMIIITHNNAIKDMVNRVITIKDGTISNTYQNEQRIPAADLEEL